One window of Camelina sativa cultivar DH55 chromosome 4, Cs, whole genome shotgun sequence genomic DNA carries:
- the LOC104781282 gene encoding SUPPRESSOR OF ABI3-5-like isoform X3, translating into MDPGRYGRQQEWDNNSAPEGYGTEHDPNNRFGVSYDEGYPDERLMRDDDGYSYSPGQNTPXGGRNAMSRPYPLLNLXPRELRRQEKPYMDSNYAADYYHDSEVASRNGYYRDERSSRYDGRDDYSGSDYTHRSRNYHHSREASREKSYDYTRRSYDSDYERGSFRDGNRKSRDPQDRGRDSRDRVWDSRDRDWDKRCFSRERDESPHKRYEKSQSRSTGRGEFSRSRSPRGRSHGRSYREDSYEGDHWHESERRREYEDRHDQDHFSATPSATVLVKGLSMKSTEEDLYQILAEWGPLHDVRVIREQSSGISRGFAFIDFPTVDAAHIMMDRIEHDGIVLDGRKLVFHYSSQPSGRAGVSRRQEHASRRGYGGNRSMMVPTDWMCIICGCINFARRTSCFQCNEPKTKDSPAADVGLSNSAPGKRTSETGPTHVLVVRGLDEDADEEMIRYEFSKHAPIKDLRLVRDKFTHVSRGFAFVHFCSIEDATKALEATNGTALKKNGKILRVAYAKSVHGSGTGIAAPSHSSNLAAAAIEAAAFSQQYDGVGWAPKEYNPNENQTTGEQSQGVGETESQKGASAPQSGYVWDEASGYYYDAASGYYYDGNSGLYYDSNSGLWYSYDQQTQQYVPCPDQNNESKLTENQPESAKMEKSSQQKVIISAAATPNVEKALSLPDAVQAAAAAAIASEKREKERVKEIKLASKSSILASKKKMSNVLTMWKQRSHEPQIQRPSPSLGNNPPTVSAEARSSFSAGQSKGKLKSDANIAEERSTSNNGVSALKTTESSSSSTTAGTLVGVMRGSFGGTQRGVSSANVQTPSVIPSASPASVPVSGSGRRRRFSETPTAVPTHREQPQASYRDRAAERRNLYGSSTSNENDGIDSNEDIMGLRKGSLDPTPFPPGVGGRGTTTTEVSSFEVITEERAIDESNVGNRMLRNMGWHEGSGLGKDGSGMKEPVQAQGVDRRAGLGSQQKKVDAEFEVQPGDTYRTLLQKKALARFRDMSDNN; encoded by the exons ATGGATCCTGGTCGATATGGTCGTCAGCAAGAATGGGATAATAACAGT GCTCCGGAGGGTTATGGTACTGAGCATGATCCAAATAATCG GTTTGGCGTATCATATGATGAGGGATATCCTGATGAAAGGTTGATGCGGGATGATGATGGCTACAGTTATTCACCTGGACAGAATACTCCTNGTGGTGGTCGGAATGCTATGTCC AGACCTTATCCACTCCTCAACCTCANTCCTCGTGAACTTCGCAGGCAAGAAAAGCCGTACATGGATTCAAATTATGCTGCTGATTATTATCACGATAGTGAAGTTGCGAGCCGAAATGGATACTACCGTGATGAAAGGTCGTCACGGTATGATGGCCGCGATGACTATTCTGGTAGTGATTATACCCATAGATCTAGAAATTACCATCATAGTAGAGAAGCTAGCCGGGAGAAAAGTTATGATTATACTCGCCGGAGTTATGATTCTGATTATGAAAGGGGCAGTTTTAGAGATGGCAATCGAAAGAGTCGGGATCCGCAGGATAGAGGACGAGACTCACGAGATAGAGTGTGGGACTCACGTGATAGGGACTGGGACAAACGATGTTTTAGCCGTGAAAGAGATGAGAGTCCTCATAAGAGATATGAGAAATCACAATCTCGATCTACTGGACGTGGTGAGTTCTCTAGATCAAGATCTCCTAGGGGTCGTAGCCATGGGCGGAGTTACCGGGAGGACAGCTACGAGGGCGATCACTGGCATGAAAGTGAGAGGCGAAGAGAATACGAAGATAGACATGACCAGGATCATTTTTCTGCT ACCCCATCCGCCACTGTTCTTGTGAAGGGTCTCTCAATGAAATCAACAGAAGAAGATCTATACCAGATTCTG GCTGAATGGGGTCCATTGCATGATGTCCGTGTGATTCGGGAGCAAAGTTCTGGGATTTCTCGTGGATTTGCTTTCATAGATTTCCCGACGGTG GATGCCGCACACATCATGATGGACAGAATTGAGCATGATGGTATAGTTTTGGATGGAAGGAAGCTAGTATTCCATTACAG CAGCCAACCTAGTGGTAGGGCTGGTGTGTCCCGTAGGCAGGAACATGCTTCTAGGCGCGGTTATGGTGGAAATCGAAGCATGATGGTTCCCACAGATTGGATGTGTATAATCTGTGGCTGTATCAATTTTGCGCGGCGAACTTCCTGCTTTCAG TGTAATGAACCCAAGACCAAGGATTCTCCTGCAGCTGATGTAGGTTTATCAAACTCAGCACCAGGAAAACGAACTTCGGAGACAg GTCCAACTCATGTCTTAGTTGTACGTGGGTTGGATGAAGATGCTGATGAGGAAATGATTCGGTATGAATTTTCCAAACATGCTCCTATCAAG GATCTTCGTCTTGTGAGAGACAAATTCACACATGTTTCACGAGGatttgcatttgtgcatttttgTTCG ATTGAGGATGCTACTAAGGCACTTGAAGCAACAAACGGAACAGCTCTGAAAAAGAATGGTAAAATCCTTAGAGTTGCATATGCAAAGAGTGTGCATGGTTCTGGAACTGGTATAGCAGCGCCCTCTCACTCCAGCAACCTTGCTGCTGCTGCAATTGAAGCTGCAGCATTTTCTCAGCAG taTGACGGTGTTGGATGGGCTCCAAAAGAATACAATCCTAATGAGAATCAAACCACTGGAGAGCAGTCCCAGGGCGTTGGGGAAACTGAATCCCAGAAAGGGGCTTCCGCTCCACAGTCTGGCTATGTGTGGGATGAAGCATCTGGTTATTACTATGATGCTGCTTCTGGATACTACTATGATGGAAATTCAG GTCTTTATTATGACAGCAATAGTGGGCTTTGGTACTCGTATGACCAGCAAACACAACAATATGTTCCTTGTCCTGATCAGAATAATGAGAGTAAATTAACTGAAAATCAACCAGAATCTGCCAAGATGGAGAAATCCAGTcaacaaaaagttattatttcAGCGGCTGCTACCCCTAATGTAGAAAAGGCTTTGTCCTTACCAGATGCGGTTCAGGCGGCTGCAGCAGCAGCAATTGcatcagagaagagagagaaagagagagtgaaggAGATAAAACTTGCATCAAAGAGTAGCATACTGGCaagcaagaaaaaaatgagtaaCGTTTTAACAATGTGGAAGCAGCGGAGTCATGAACCCCAAATACAGCGTCCCTCTCCCTCACTTGGGAACAATCCACCTACAGTTTCCGCTGAAGCAAGGTCGTCCTTCTCCGCTGGACAATCCAAGGGCAAGCTGAAATCTGATGCAAATATTGCAGAGGAGAGAAGTACCTCCAATAATGGAGTTTCTGCACTGAAAACTACAGAGAGCTCGAGCAGCAGTACGACAGCAGGAACTTTGGTGGGGGTGATGAGAGGTTCCTTTGGAGGAACTCAGAGAGGAGTTTCTTCAGCTAATGTACAAACGCCCTCAGTTATACCTTCTGCGTCTCCAGCTTCGGTTCCGGTTTCAGGaagtgggagaagaagaaggttctctGAAACGCCGACTGCAGTGCCTACTCACAGAGAACAGCCTCAGGCATCATATCGAGACCGAGCTGCAGAAAGAAGAAACTTATATGGTTCATCAACTTCAAATGAAAATGACGGTATTGATTCAA atgaggatataATGGGGTTGAGAAAAGGTTCATTGGATCCAACACCTTTTCCTCCTGGTGTGGGTGGACGTGGGACAACAACCACGGAAGTCAGTAGTTTCGAAGTAATTACAGAAGAGAGAGCAATAGACGAGAGTAACGTGGGAAACAGAATGCTGAGGAACATGGGGTGGCACGAAGGATCg GGTTTGGGAAAAGACGGGAGTGGAATGAAAGAACCGGTGCAAGCGCAAGGCGTTGATAGGAGAGCAGGACTTGGAAGTCAGCAGAAGAAAGTTGATGCTGAGTTTGAGGTTCAGCCTGGTGACACTTACAGAACTCTTCTCCAAAAGAAAGCACTTGCAAGGTTTCGTGACATGTCTGACAATAATTGA
- the LOC104781290 gene encoding uncharacterized protein LOC104781290, with amino-acid sequence MKKWLISGAVVIVLIGLGVWAYVAITPPPPKRCGTPGGPPITAPRIRLSDGRYLAYEEHGVSRQNANFKIIYIHAFSTFRRDAVIASRVRPGFLEKNGIYVVSYDRPGYGESDPDPSRNEKTLAHDVEQLADQLQLGSKFYVVGYSMGGQAVWGVLKYIPHRLAGATLLCPVINSWWPSFPDSLTWELWNKQSKTERFAMLVTHHTPWLLYWWNTQKLFPPSAVMESSPKIFSPQDLALLPKLAVRVPYKNQTTQQGTHESLDRDLIVGFGKWSFDPMKIDNPFPKGEGSIHMWQGDDDRLVPIQLQRIIAQKLSWIKYHEIPGAGHFFPMADGMAETVLKELLPIPQAS; translated from the exons ATGAAGAAAT GGTTAATATCAGGAGCAGTTGTAATAGTTCTGATTGGATTAGGGGTATGGGCTTATGTTGCCATTACACCTCCACCTCCTAAGAGATGCGGAACTCCCGGTGGACCGCCCATTACCGCCCCTAGGATCCGTCTCAGTGATGGCCGTTATTTGGCCTACGAAGAACATGGAGTTAGTAGACAAAATGCCAATTTCAAGATCATCTATATCCACGCATTCTCCACGTTTAGGCGCGATGCTGTTATCGCCAGCCGTGTTCGCCCT GGGTTTCTTGAGAAAAACGGCATCTACGTGGTGTCATATGATCGACCTGGTTATGGAGAGAGCGATCCTGACCCGAGTCGCAATGAAAAGACTTTAGCTCATGACGTTGAACAACTCGCTGACCAATTACAACTTGGTTCCAAATTTTACGTGGTTGGATACTCAATGGGAGGTCAAGCTGTTTGGGGTGTTCTCAAGTACATTCCCCACAGGCTCGCTGGAGCGACATTGCTATGTCCTGTAATCAACTCATGGTGGCCGAGTTTTCCAGATAGTTTGACATGGGAGCTATGGAACAAGCAATCTAAAACCGAAAGGTTTGCGATGCTCGTTACTCATCACACTCCATGGCTACTCTATTGGTGGAACACTCAAAAGCTATTCCCACCATCAGCTGTGATGGAATCAAGCCCCAAGATATTCTCTCCCCAAGATCTTGCGTTACTGCCCAAACTCGCCGTAAGGGTGCCTTACAAGAACCAAACGACGCAACAAGGGACACACGAATCATTAGACCGAGACCTGATAGTTGGATTCGGGAAATGGAGTTTTGATCCGATGAAGATCGATAATCCGTTCCCAAAGGGTGAAGGTTCAATACATATGTGGCAAGGGGATGATGATCGGCTCGTCCCAATACAACTACAAAGGATCATTGCTCAGAAACTAAGTTGGATCAAGTATCATGAGATTCCAGGTGCTGGTCATTTTTTCCCGATGGCGGATGGTATGGCAGAAACTGTATTAAAAGAACTCTTGCCTATCCCTCAAGCATCTTAA
- the LOC104781282 gene encoding SUPPRESSOR OF ABI3-5-like isoform X1: MDSNYAADYYHDSEVASRNGYYRDERSSRYDGRDDYSGSDYTHRSRNYHHSREASREKSYDYTRRSYDSDYERGSFRDGNRKSRDPQDRGRDSRDRVWDSRDRDWDKRCFSRERDESPHKRYEKSQSRSTGRGEFSRSRSPRGRSHGRSYREDSYEGDHWHESERRREYEDRHDQDHFSATPSATVLVKGLSMKSTEEDLYQILAEWGPLHDVRVIREQSSGISRGFAFIDFPTVDAAHIMMDRIEHDGIVLDGRKLVFHYSSQPSGRAGVSRRQEHASRRGYGGNRSMMVPTDWMCIICGCINFARRTSCFQCNEPKTKDSPAADVGLSNSAPGKRTSETGPTHVLVVRGLDEDADEEMIRYEFSKHAPIKDLRLVRDKFTHVSRGFAFVHFCSIEDATKALEATNGTALKKNGKILRVAYAKSVHGSGTGIAAPSHSSNLAAAAIEAAAFSQQYDGVGWAPKEYNPNENQTTGEQSQGVGETESQKGASAPQSGYVWDEASGYYYDAASGYYYDGNSGLYYDSNSGLWYSYDQQTQQYVPCPDQNNESKLTENQPESAKMEKSSQQKVIISAAATPNVEKALSLPDAVQAAAAAAIASEKREKERVKEIKLASKSSIQASKKKMSNVLTMWKQRSHEPQIQRPSPSLGNNPPTVSAEARSSFSAGQSKGKLKSDANIAEERSTSNNGVSALKTTESSSSSTTAGTLVGVMRGSFGGTQRGVSSANVQTPSVIPSASPASVPVSGSGRRRRFSETPTAVPTHREQPQASYRDRAAERRNLYGSSTSNENDGIDSNEDIMGLRKGSLDPTPFPPGVGGRGTTTTEVSSFEVITEERAIDESNVGNRMLRNMGWHEGSGLGKDGSGMKEPVQAQGVDRRAGLGSQQKKVDAEFEVQPGDTYRTLLQKKALARFRDMSDNN, from the exons ATGGATTCAAATTATGCTGCTGATTATTATCACGATAGTGAAGTTGCGAGCCGAAATGGATACTACCGTGATGAAAGGTCGTCACGGTATGATGGCCGCGATGACTATTCTGGTAGTGATTATACCCATAGATCTAGAAATTACCATCATAGTAGAGAAGCTAGCCGGGAGAAAAGTTATGATTATACTCGCCGGAGTTATGATTCTGATTATGAAAGGGGCAGTTTTAGAGATGGCAATCGAAAGAGTCGGGATCCGCAGGATAGAGGACGAGACTCACGAGATAGAGTGTGGGACTCACGTGATAGGGACTGGGACAAACGATGTTTTAGCCGTGAAAGAGATGAGAGTCCTCATAAGAGATATGAGAAATCACAATCTCGATCTACTGGACGTGGTGAGTTCTCTAGATCAAGATCTCCTAGGGGTCGTAGCCATGGGCGGAGTTACCGGGAGGACAGCTACGAGGGCGATCACTGGCATGAAAGTGAGAGGCGAAGAGAATACGAAGATAGACATGACCAGGATCATTTTTCTGCT ACCCCATCCGCCACTGTTCTTGTGAAGGGTCTCTCAATGAAATCAACAGAAGAAGATCTATACCAGATTCTG GCTGAATGGGGTCCATTGCATGATGTCCGTGTGATTCGGGAGCAAAGTTCTGGGATTTCTCGTGGATTTGCTTTCATAGATTTCCCGACGGTG GATGCCGCACACATCATGATGGACAGAATTGAGCATGATGGTATAGTTTTGGATGGAAGGAAGCTAGTATTCCATTACAG CAGCCAACCTAGTGGTAGGGCTGGTGTGTCCCGTAGGCAGGAACATGCTTCTAGGCGCGGTTATGGTGGAAATCGAAGCATGATGGTTCCCACAGATTGGATGTGTATAATCTGTGGCTGTATCAATTTTGCGCGGCGAACTTCCTGCTTTCAG TGTAATGAACCCAAGACCAAGGATTCTCCTGCAGCTGATGTAGGTTTATCAAACTCAGCACCAGGAAAACGAACTTCGGAGACAg GTCCAACTCATGTCTTAGTTGTACGTGGGTTGGATGAAGATGCTGATGAGGAAATGATTCGGTATGAATTTTCCAAACATGCTCCTATCAAG GATCTTCGTCTTGTGAGAGACAAATTCACACATGTTTCACGAGGatttgcatttgtgcatttttgTTCG ATTGAGGATGCTACTAAGGCACTTGAAGCAACAAACGGAACAGCTCTGAAAAAGAATGGTAAAATCCTTAGAGTTGCATATGCAAAGAGTGTGCATGGTTCTGGAACTGGTATAGCAGCGCCCTCTCACTCCAGCAACCTTGCTGCTGCTGCAATTGAAGCTGCAGCATTTTCTCAGCAG taTGACGGTGTTGGATGGGCTCCAAAAGAATACAATCCTAATGAGAATCAAACCACTGGAGAGCAGTCCCAGGGCGTTGGGGAAACTGAATCCCAGAAAGGGGCTTCCGCTCCACAGTCTGGCTATGTGTGGGATGAAGCATCTGGTTATTACTATGATGCTGCTTCTGGATACTACTATGATGGAAATTCAG GTCTTTATTATGACAGCAATAGTGGGCTTTGGTACTCGTATGACCAGCAAACACAACAATATGTTCCTTGTCCTGATCAGAATAATGAGAGTAAATTAACTGAAAATCAACCAGAATCTGCCAAG ATGGAGAAATCCAGTcaacaaaaagttattatttcAGCGGCTGCTACCCCTAATGTAGAAAAGGCTTTGTCCTTACCAGATGCGGTTCAGGCGGCTGCAGCAGCAGCAATTGcatcagagaagagagagaaagagagagtgaaggAGATAAAACTTGCATCAAAGAGTAGCATACAGGCtagcaagaaaaaaatgagtaaCGTTTTAACAATGTGGAAGCAGCGGAGCCATGAACCCCAAATACAGCGTCCCTCTCCCTCACTTGGGAACAATCCACCTACAGTTTCCGCTGAAGCAAGGTCGTCCTTCTCCGCTGGACAATCCAAGGGCAAGCTGAAATCTGATGCAAATATTGCAGAGGAGAGAAGTACCTCCAATAATGGAGTTTCTGCACTGAAAACTACAGAGAGCTCGAGCAGCAGTACGACAGCAGGAACTTTGGTGGGGGTGATGAGAGGTTCCTTTGGAGGAACTCAGAGAGGAGTTTCTTCAGCTAATGTACAAACGCCCTCAGTTATACCTTCTGCGTCTCCAGCTTCGGTTCCGGTTTCAGGaagtgggagaagaagaaggttctctGAAACGCCGACTGCAGTGCCTACTCACAGAGAACAGCCTCAGGCATCATATCGAGACCGAGCTGCAGAAAGAAGAAACTTATATGGTTCATCAACTTCAAATGAAAATGACGGTATTGATTCAA atgaggatataATGGGGTTGAGAAAAGGTTCATTGGATCCAACACCTTTTCCTCCTGGTGTGGGTGGACGTGGGACAACAACCACGGAAGTCAGTAGTTTCGAAGTAATTACAGAAGAGAGAGCAATAGACGAGAGTAACGTGGGAAACAGAATGCTGAGGAACATGGGGTGGCACGAAGGATCg GGTTTGGGAAAAGACGGGAGTGGAATGAAAGAACCGGTGCAAGCGCAAGGCGTTGATAGGAGAGCAGGACTTGGAAGTCAGCAGAAGAAAGTTGATGCTGAGTTTGAGGTTCAGCCTGGTGACACTTACAGAACTCTTCTCCAAAAGAAAGCACTTGCAAGGTTTCGTGACATGTCTGACAATAATTGA
- the LOC104781282 gene encoding SUPPRESSOR OF ABI3-5-like isoform X2 encodes MDSNYAADYYHDSEVASRNGYYRDERSSRYDGRDDYSGSDYTHRSRNYHHSREASREKSYDYTRRSYDSDYERGSFRDGNRKSRDPQDRGRDSRDRVWDSRDRDWDKRCFSRERDESPHKRYEKSQSRSTGRGEFSRSRSPRGRSHGRSYREDSYEGDHWHESERRREYEDRHDQDHFSATPSATVLVKGLSMKSTEEDLYQILAEWGPLHDVRVIREQSSGISRGFAFIDFPTVDAAHIMMDRIEHDGIVLDGRKLVFHYSSQPSGRAGVSRRQEHASRRGYGGNRSMMVPTDWMCIICGCINFARRTSCFQCNEPKTKDSPAADVGLSNSAPGKRTSETGPTHVLVVRGLDEDADEEMIRYEFSKHAPIKDLRLVRDKFTHVSRGFAFVHFCSIEDATKALEATNGTALKKNGKILRVAYAKSVHGSGTGIAAPSHSSNLAAAAIEAAAFSQQYDGVGWAPKEYNPNENQTTGEQSQGVGETESQKGASAPQSGYVWDEASGYYYDAASGYYYDGNSGLYYDSNSGLWYSYDQQTQQYVPCPDQNNESKLTENQPESAKMEKSSQQKVIISAAATPNVEKALSLPDAVQAAAAAAIASEKREKERVKEIKLASKSSIQASKKKMSNVLTMWKQRSHEPQIQRPSPSLGNNPPTVSAEARSSFSAGQSKGKLKSDANIAEERSTSNNGVSALKTTESSSSSTTAGTLVGVMRGSFGGTQRGVSSANVQTPSVIPSASPASVPVSGSGRRRRFSETPTAVPTHREQPQASYRDRAAERRNLYGSSTSNENDGIDSNEDIMGLRKGSLDPTPFPPGVGGRGTTTTEVSSFEVITEERAIDESNVGNRMLRNMGWHEGSGLGKDGSGMKEPVQAQGVDRRAGLGSQQKKVDAEFEVQPGDTYRTLLQKKALARFRDMSDNN; translated from the exons ATGGATTCAAATTATGCTGCTGATTATTATCACGATAGTGAAGTTGCGAGCCGAAATGGATACTACCGTGATGAAAGGTCGTCACGGTATGATGGCCGCGATGACTATTCTGGTAGTGATTATACCCATAGATCTAGAAATTACCATCATAGTAGAGAAGCTAGCCGGGAGAAAAGTTATGATTATACTCGCCGGAGTTATGATTCTGATTATGAAAGGGGCAGTTTTAGAGATGGCAATCGAAAGAGTCGGGATCCGCAGGATAGAGGACGAGACTCACGAGATAGAGTGTGGGACTCACGTGATAGGGACTGGGACAAACGATGTTTTAGCCGTGAAAGAGATGAGAGTCCTCATAAGAGATATGAGAAATCACAATCTCGATCTACTGGACGTGGTGAGTTCTCTAGATCAAGATCTCCTAGGGGTCGTAGCCATGGGCGGAGTTACCGGGAGGACAGCTACGAGGGCGATCACTGGCATGAAAGTGAGAGGCGAAGAGAATACGAAGATAGACATGACCAGGATCATTTTTCTGCT ACCCCATCCGCCACTGTTCTTGTGAAGGGTCTCTCAATGAAATCAACAGAAGAAGATCTATACCAGATTCTG GCTGAATGGGGTCCATTGCATGATGTCCGTGTGATTCGGGAGCAAAGTTCTGGGATTTCTCGTGGATTTGCTTTCATAGATTTCCCGACGGTG GATGCCGCACACATCATGATGGACAGAATTGAGCATGATGGTATAGTTTTGGATGGAAGGAAGCTAGTATTCCATTACAG CAGCCAACCTAGTGGTAGGGCTGGTGTGTCCCGTAGGCAGGAACATGCTTCTAGGCGCGGTTATGGTGGAAATCGAAGCATGATGGTTCCCACAGATTGGATGTGTATAATCTGTGGCTGTATCAATTTTGCGCGGCGAACTTCCTGCTTTCAG TGTAATGAACCCAAGACCAAGGATTCTCCTGCAGCTGATGTAGGTTTATCAAACTCAGCACCAGGAAAACGAACTTCGGAGACAg GTCCAACTCATGTCTTAGTTGTACGTGGGTTGGATGAAGATGCTGATGAGGAAATGATTCGGTATGAATTTTCCAAACATGCTCCTATCAAG GATCTTCGTCTTGTGAGAGACAAATTCACACATGTTTCACGAGGatttgcatttgtgcatttttgTTCG ATTGAGGATGCTACTAAGGCACTTGAAGCAACAAACGGAACAGCTCTGAAAAAGAATGGTAAAATCCTTAGAGTTGCATATGCAAAGAGTGTGCATGGTTCTGGAACTGGTATAGCAGCGCCCTCTCACTCCAGCAACCTTGCTGCTGCTGCAATTGAAGCTGCAGCATTTTCTCAGCAG taTGACGGTGTTGGATGGGCTCCAAAAGAATACAATCCTAATGAGAATCAAACCACTGGAGAGCAGTCCCAGGGCGTTGGGGAAACTGAATCCCAGAAAGGGGCTTCCGCTCCACAGTCTGGCTATGTGTGGGATGAAGCATCTGGTTATTACTATGATGCTGCTTCTGGATACTACTATGATGGAAATTCAG GTCTTTATTATGACAGCAATAGTGGGCTTTGGTACTCGTATGACCAGCAAACACAACAATATGTTCCTTGTCCTGATCAGAATAATGAGAGTAA ATTAACTGAAAATCAACCAGAATCTGCCAAGATGGAGAAATCCAGTcaacaaaaagttattatttcAGCGGCTGCTACCCCTAATGTAGAAAAGGCTTTGTCCTTACCAGATGCGGTTCAGGCGGCTGCAGCAGCAGCAATTGcatcagagaagagagagaaagagagagtgaaggAGATAAAACTTGCATCAAAGAGTAGCATACAGGCtagcaagaaaaaaatgagtaaCGTTTTAACAATGTGGAAGCAGCGGAGCCATGAACCCCAAATACAGCGTCCCTCTCCCTCACTTGGGAACAATCCACCTACAGTTTCCGCTGAAGCAAGGTCGTCCTTCTCCGCTGGACAATCCAAGGGCAAGCTGAAATCTGATGCAAATATTGCAGAGGAGAGAAGTACCTCCAATAATGGAGTTTCTGCACTGAAAACTACAGAGAGCTCGAGCAGCAGTACGACAGCAGGAACTTTGGTGGGGGTGATGAGAGGTTCCTTTGGAGGAACTCAGAGAGGAGTTTCTTCAGCTAATGTACAAACGCCCTCAGTTATACCTTCTGCGTCTCCAGCTTCGGTTCCGGTTTCAGGaagtgggagaagaagaaggttctctGAAACGCCGACTGCAGTGCCTACTCACAGAGAACAGCCTCAGGCATCATATCGAGACCGAGCTGCAGAAAGAAGAAACTTATATGGTTCATCAACTTCAAATGAAAATGACGGTATTGATTCAA atgaggatataATGGGGTTGAGAAAAGGTTCATTGGATCCAACACCTTTTCCTCCTGGTGTGGGTGGACGTGGGACAACAACCACGGAAGTCAGTAGTTTCGAAGTAATTACAGAAGAGAGAGCAATAGACGAGAGTAACGTGGGAAACAGAATGCTGAGGAACATGGGGTGGCACGAAGGATCg GGTTTGGGAAAAGACGGGAGTGGAATGAAAGAACCGGTGCAAGCGCAAGGCGTTGATAGGAGAGCAGGACTTGGAAGTCAGCAGAAGAAAGTTGATGCTGAGTTTGAGGTTCAGCCTGGTGACACTTACAGAACTCTTCTCCAAAAGAAAGCACTTGCAAGGTTTCGTGACATGTCTGACAATAATTGA